ATTGCTGCAGCGGCGAGAAGCTTTGTGCTTTTTCCTCGTGATCGCTCATGCTCATGATTTGCCCCAGTTTTTGAGGCAAACCGTGCATGCGTCCCATGCGCTCGGCGAGATGAGTGCGGGCAATTGTGGCAAGTTCGGGCGAGTTTGCGGTCGATACGCGTCGTGCCGAGAGGGCAAGATCGGCATAGCCGGTCCAACGCGACAGAGTTTCGAGAGGCATACGGTTCCTTCCAAGCAAACGAGTCAGCGCGCAGGTCGTAACGAACGGGCGCGTGACGCTTGGCAGAAAGCGCACTTGCTAAAAATTGCCATCGGCACTCCGTTGAGCATTTCGTTAGGCGACAAGTCGCTCGAGCGTTTCCATCAGCTTGGAATGATCAAACGGCTTGACGATAAAATCGCTGGCACCGAGTTTGAAGGCATCCTTCAGGATGTTCTTCTGATCCAGAGCGCTCACCACCACGATTTTGGCGTTCGGGTCATCGCTCAAGATTCCCTTGAGTGCGTGGAGACCGTCGTACTGAGGCATCACGAGATCGAGCGTCATCGCATCGGGCTTCAATTCGTGATACTTCTCGATCGCAGACTGACCGTTCGACGCCTCACCGACAATTTCCCAGCCAGCTTTGCGGGCAGTGTCTTTGATGATTTCGCGAATGATGATCGCATCGTCGGTTACAAGAAGTCGCTTTGCCATGATTGAACCTGCTAGGGAAAATGCGTGTAGTGTAGGCGTAGTTGTTTGCTGATTGCTTGAATCGCGAAACAACTACAGCGTGGTCAGGGGTTGTCCGACAACTTCGACGATCAAGTTGCCATTGGTGGGGTGCACAATGACACGACGTCCTTTGCTTCCTCCCACATGTTTGCCAATGATTCGGATACGGGCTTTCGCCAGTGCTTCTTCAACAGCAGCGATATTGTGCTCGCCAATTTGCATCGGTCCGGTGGCGGCACCAAACATGTTGGAGCCCCCCGCGATGCGGGCAACTATGCCAGCCGCTGGTACACCTGCACGAGCCAGTTGTTGAAGCAGTTCGGGAATAGCAGTGTCGGCAAACTTTCCTGGCGTTCCCGCTTTCCCCTGCGAGTTGGGGAGAACGACATGTGCCAAAATGGCGACTTCGTATCGTGGGTGATGCAGGGCGACGCCGACGCAAGAACCAAGCACACTATTAAGTGTGTGAGGTGCTTGTGTCAGGACAATCTGTCCCATTCCCACGCTATGTGTTTGCCCAGTCGTGGGCGCGGCTTCCGCAAGCAACATAGTTTGATCCTGCGATGGATGATTCAGAGTGAAATGGTTGGGCGCTGGCAAATCAAAGGTGGTCGAACCGGCCGAGGCAAGGTTAGTTCGATGCGGAAGAGATCAAACGGGTGCGAAGCGCTTCCGTTGGAACAAACAGTACGTTCCAGTTCAGCTGTTTGCCTTCGCGATGAAACGTTGTGCGGCAAATCGTCGCCACATCGCAGGTCGCCGCCTGTGCGAGGAGGGCCTGCTCAAGCACGCTGATACCAAAGTCTTGCACGAAGTAGGGAGGCGATGGAACAAGATCTGCCTCAACCATCCGTGTCAGCGAGTTCATGTAAGCACATCCCAGAATGTTGCCCGTCTCGTTGAGGGCCGATTGTTCGAGTTCGGTCCACTCGGGAGAGGTGCAGCGTTCGCGGCAGAGGAGTGAGGCTGCTAATTCGCGACCATTTTGGTCGTCGAACGTCAGGATCATCGTGCCGCCGAGCTCACCATCGAGCGTTAGCACCACCATCGTCAGCAGATCGCAGGCAAAATCGAACTGCCCCGCAGCTTCGCAGAGTGGAACTTCACGCACTTCGTCGAGCGACAGCGTGATTTGTCCATTCGTCCAGCGGCACATGGCAGCAGATGCCTCGCGCGTCGCATCAGCAAGCAGCGGCTGAAGAAGAATACCCGAATCTTGAAGTGTTATTTCAGTAGGTGTCATGGCACGGAGCTTTCGAGTGAAATGAGCGGATAAGTAGAGAGCAGTTACACCACAGCAGCGGGAAGTTCGGCCAAGCCCGATGCCATTTCGATGAGCGTAGGAATGTCGAGAATCAGCGAGACGCGACCATCTCCGAGGATGCTTGCGCCAGCAATTCCCCGGACATTACGATAGTTTTCAGCGAGCGATTTAATCACGACGTCGTCTTCACCAAGCACCGAATCGACGACCAGACCGATTTCACAGCCATCGTGGCCGAGCACCACCAGCGTGCTGTCGGTCGTTTCGAGTGCTGTGCTGCGCGACGAATTCTGTCGCCAAGTAAAGATGTCTTTGAGATTCACTACCGACACGATGCGCCCGCGGATAGAAGCGGTCAGCATGCCATGCACCGTACTCAGCTGTCGTCGAGGAACGCTCACAATTTCGACGATCGATTCGATCGGCAGGGAGAAGACATCCCCGTCGACTGCTGCCATCAAGCTCGGCAGAATCGCCAGCGTTAAGGGCAACTTAATCGTAAACGTAGCCCCTTGGCCGGGAGTGCTATCGACTTCCACCGTGCCACTGAGACCTTCGATTTTCGAGCGGACAATATCCATCCCCATTCCGCGACCAGAAATCTCCGTCACTTTTTCAGCTGTGCTGAAGCCAGGCTCCCAGATCAGCTGGTAAATCTGGTGCGACGTCATCCGCTCAGCATCGGCTTCTGATACGAGGCCTCGCTCGATCGCTTTCTTCAATATTCTCTGACTATCGAGTCCTTTTCCATCGTCGATCACCTGAATCACGATGCTGTTTCCACGATGGAAAGCATCGAGCGTGATGCACCCTTGCGCTGATTTACCTGCAGCAACGCGATCAGCCGAGGTTTCGACACCATGATCGGCCGAGTTGCGAACCATGTGAATGAGTGGGTCGCCGAGCTCGTCGATCATCCGTTTGTCGAGCTCCGTCTTCTCGCCCCGGATATCGAGCCGAATATCTTTGCCATTGATGCGCGTGACATCTCGCACCACCCGTTTGAAACGGGAGAAAAGGGGACCGATCGGGACCATCCGTGTATCCATGACACTCTTCTGGATGCCATCAGCGACACGATCGAGCTGATGCACCGCTTCGAAAAGTTCGTTCACACGATTACGGAGCTTCGAAAGCCGCGACAGCTCGCGCTGAATGATTTGGAGGTCGGCTCGCACACGGCGAACATGCGACTTGGCCTGATCGAGATCCCATTCGTCGAGATGCGAATTGCTTTCGCCATCGCCGCATAAACGATCGATCAGCATCGACGCGTTTCCGAGCATTTGCAGCGTTCCCTTGGCGGGCAGTGTTTCGCGAATTCCTTCGCCAATTTGGGTGAAACGTGCCTTGTTGATCACCAGCTGACCAGCCAGGTTCATGAGCTGATCGAGTCGTTCGATATCGACCCGCAGCGTCTCGTTTGGACGATTGCTGGTGTCGCGTTCAGCAGCCTTGGATTTTGCCGACGCATCGGAAACAGCTGCTTCTGGATGATCGTTGCTCACGGGTAGATCATCATCGACGAGCTTAGCAGCAGCGGCTTTCGGTTCAGCGGAAGCAGTACGAGCCACCGGCGCGAGACTGGAAAGCGTGACCATCGGTGCAGCAGCAACGGGAGGCTGATCGGCAATCAGATCGAGCAGCACTTCACTGACGCCTGAGATTAACAGCTGAGTGCGAAGTGTTTCGAGAGGAACCGTCGTCGAGATGGCGAAGTCGAAGTATTCCAGATCATCGAGATTTTCGAGATCGCACCCAGGGGGATTGTTATACAGCGACTGACCAGCGCGACAGAGTTTCTCGTAAACGAGGCTCGCCTTCAGCCCCACGAGAGGCTGAGAAGCATCGAATCGAACTTGCCCGACGAGAATGTTTTCGGCGGTGGGAAACTGCTGACGCAGCGATGCGACAAACGAGGCTTCGGTTAAATGATCGAGGGAGGCGATTGCCGGTGCTGCAGTTGACGCAGGAGATTCTTGCGCTGAACTTGTGGGCATCTTTGTGTCGGCAATCGAGGCGCAGAGTTCTCGTGAGCTACAAAGATCTCGTGCTGCAGCGGCAAACTGAGGATATTTCGGCACACCAGCCTTGAGCGATGCCACGTAACCTCGCAAGGCATCGGTGCTCTTCAGAAGAGCGTCGACCATTGAAGGCTTGAGACGACAGCCGCTGTTGTGGAGGTCTTGCAGCAAATCTTCCATCAAGTGCGATAGCTTGGCGGCCCGATGGAGCCCCAGCGAAGCGGCTGAACCCTTGATGCGATGGGCCGTGATCAGCAGTGACTCTGTCGCGCTATCGCCAGCGAGCTGTTCGTCGGAAACAAGTGTTTCGGTAAGCGAATCGAGCGACAGGTCGGCTTCATCGATGAAGATCGCGAGATAACGGGACGGAACCTCTTGCTCATCTTCAATCCCAGCAAAAATTCCTTCATCCTCCTGCAGAGTGCTCGGTTCACTCGGCGCTTGAAGCAAGGTCACCTCGGCGGTGATTGCAGCGAGAGCTGCCTCGGCATCTTGCTGCGATTTGGCTTCGCGATGGCAACCTGCTTCCACCAGCACGTTCTCGATTCGCGTCATCACTTCGCTGGCATCTACTTCGTCGTTACCGGTGTTCTTAAGCATATCGATCATCGCTTCCAAAGAGTCGATCGCCGAAAAAATGACTTGCACGTTGGAGCTGTCGAGTTGTAGCTCGCTTTTCCGAGCTGCGTCGAAAACGTTTTCGACGCGGTGGGTCAATTGATTGATGTGAGGAAGCCCCAGCATCGCCGACAACCCTTTCAGGCTGTGGGCAGAGCGGAACATACTCGTCATCAGCTCGCTGTCGAACGACGATGGTTGTCCCGCTTGTCGCGAGGCGACCCATTCGTCGAGCGTCAGCAAATCTTCGTTCAACTTGACGAGGAGCTGGTTGGCTTCATCGAGAAAGTCGGTCAGTAAGCTGTCGCCAAGCTCGTCACTCAGTTGTTGATCCATGGCAGCCATCGGTGAAATTTCTTTCGGAATCGCTAGTTACCGGAGCGGTAGAAGATCAGCTTGGGAGTTTCTGAAAGAGCCAGGGTTGGAGGCGTTTGTAGCCCTCGAGAAGGTCGGAGACCCCCTCAGCAGCACCTGCTAGAAGCAATCCACCTGGAACAATCTGCTTGCGAATGTGTGCGAGAACTCGCAGTTTCGAAGTGTCATCGAAGTAGATCATCACATTCTTCAGGAACACGAGATCAAACGGCATTTCGGCAAGGGGCTCCAGCAAGTTGTGCTGCCGAAATCGAATCATCGAGGTGAGTGCTGGTTTGGCCTTCCAAGTGGTGTCGGGCACCGTTTCGGTAAAGTATTTGCTCTTCAGTTCCGCTGGCACGAGTCGCATCGCACGCAGCGAGAATTCAGCGCGATTGGCCTGCTCGATCGCTCCGATACCGATGTCGGTGCCGACGATATTGACCTTCCAACCAGGACTGCCGAGCAGCGCTTGCGAAATACACACAGCGGTGGTGTAGGCCTCGTCCCCAGTGCTGGAAGCAGCCGACCAAATGCGGAGTGAGCGTTGACGCTTTCCTTTACTTGCCAGGGCGATCATCTCAGGCAAGTAGTTCTTCTCGAGCCAGGTCCAGTGCTGCTGATCACGA
This window of the Pirellula staleyi DSM 6068 genome carries:
- a CDS encoding protein-glutamate O-methyltransferase CheR, yielding MTTATIQSEIGDKLMQQFVALIYEVTGIRISEQKKALLSNRLRRRLRATGIVSFDAYYKHLKSLKTDHDEWDHFLQEVTTHETYLFRDQQHWTWLEKNYLPEMIALASKGKRQRSLRIWSAASSTGDEAYTTAVCISQALLGSPGWKVNIVGTDIGIGAIEQANRAEFSLRAMRLVPAELKSKYFTETVPDTTWKAKPALTSMIRFRQHNLLEPLAEMPFDLVFLKNVMIYFDDTSKLRVLAHIRKQIVPGGLLLAGAAEGVSDLLEGYKRLQPWLFQKLPS
- a CDS encoding response regulator, whose protein sequence is MAKRLLVTDDAIIIREIIKDTARKAGWEIVGEASNGQSAIEKYHELKPDAMTLDLVMPQYDGLHALKGILSDDPNAKIVVVSALDQKNILKDAFKLGASDFIVKPFDHSKLMETLERLVA
- a CDS encoding chemotaxis protein CheA, with amino-acid sequence MAAMDQQLSDELGDSLLTDFLDEANQLLVKLNEDLLTLDEWVASRQAGQPSSFDSELMTSMFRSAHSLKGLSAMLGLPHINQLTHRVENVFDAARKSELQLDSSNVQVIFSAIDSLEAMIDMLKNTGNDEVDASEVMTRIENVLVEAGCHREAKSQQDAEAALAAITAEVTLLQAPSEPSTLQEDEGIFAGIEDEQEVPSRYLAIFIDEADLSLDSLTETLVSDEQLAGDSATESLLITAHRIKGSAASLGLHRAAKLSHLMEDLLQDLHNSGCRLKPSMVDALLKSTDALRGYVASLKAGVPKYPQFAAAARDLCSSRELCASIADTKMPTSSAQESPASTAAPAIASLDHLTEASFVASLRQQFPTAENILVGQVRFDASQPLVGLKASLVYEKLCRAGQSLYNNPPGCDLENLDDLEYFDFAISTTVPLETLRTQLLISGVSEVLLDLIADQPPVAAAPMVTLSSLAPVARTASAEPKAAAAKLVDDDLPVSNDHPEAAVSDASAKSKAAERDTSNRPNETLRVDIERLDQLMNLAGQLVINKARFTQIGEGIRETLPAKGTLQMLGNASMLIDRLCGDGESNSHLDEWDLDQAKSHVRRVRADLQIIQRELSRLSKLRNRVNELFEAVHQLDRVADGIQKSVMDTRMVPIGPLFSRFKRVVRDVTRINGKDIRLDIRGEKTELDKRMIDELGDPLIHMVRNSADHGVETSADRVAAGKSAQGCITLDAFHRGNSIVIQVIDDGKGLDSQRILKKAIERGLVSEADAERMTSHQIYQLIWEPGFSTAEKVTEISGRGMGMDIVRSKIEGLSGTVEVDSTPGQGATFTIKLPLTLAILPSLMAAVDGDVFSLPIESIVEIVSVPRRQLSTVHGMLTASIRGRIVSVVNLKDIFTWRQNSSRSTALETTDSTLVVLGHDGCEIGLVVDSVLGEDDVVIKSLAENYRNVRGIAGASILGDGRVSLILDIPTLIEMASGLAELPAAVV
- a CDS encoding chemotaxis protein CheD, with product MLLAEAAPTTGQTHSVGMGQIVLTQAPHTLNSVLGSCVGVALHHPRYEVAILAHVVLPNSQGKAGTPGKFADTAIPELLQQLARAGVPAAGIVARIAGGSNMFGAATGPMQIGEHNIAAVEEALAKARIRIIGKHVGGSKGRRVIVHPTNGNLIVEVVGQPLTTL
- a CDS encoding chemotaxis protein; this encodes MTPTEITLQDSGILLQPLLADATREASAAMCRWTNGQITLSLDEVREVPLCEAAGQFDFACDLLTMVVLTLDGELGGTMILTFDDQNGRELAASLLCRERCTSPEWTELEQSALNETGNILGCAYMNSLTRMVEADLVPSPPYFVQDFGISVLEQALLAQAATCDVATICRTTFHREGKQLNWNVLFVPTEALRTRLISSASN